In uncultured Cohaesibacter sp., a genomic segment contains:
- a CDS encoding polysaccharide deacetylase — protein MKEPYEWDEATWRGRVNQVRAGQSLLPKSWPGGARCAVALSFDSDHETNELRDGGESPARLSWGEYGARRGIPRIRKLLDRYGVKVTFFVPAVSALLHPEEQVSLSAEGHEIALHGWIHERNAQVPADEERELMLRSADTLEKITGVRPVGMRTPSWDYSDVTLKIARELGLIYDSSLFADDDPYEILDNGEKTGIVELPVEWIRDDAVYFMMNRFGAQRPYTAPTDVLDIFKREFDGAYEEGGMFLLTMHPHITGYRSRIFILEELLSHITAKGDCWIAPHAEIARYCATQAGLKV, from the coding sequence ATGAAAGAACCCTATGAATGGGACGAAGCGACCTGGCGCGGTCGGGTCAATCAGGTCCGTGCAGGCCAGTCCCTGCTGCCCAAAAGCTGGCCGGGTGGCGCGCGTTGTGCCGTGGCGCTGAGCTTTGACAGCGACCACGAAACCAACGAACTGCGCGATGGCGGTGAATCGCCCGCCCGTCTCAGTTGGGGCGAATATGGCGCTCGGCGGGGCATCCCGCGCATCCGCAAGCTTCTTGACCGATATGGCGTCAAGGTCACCTTCTTCGTGCCTGCTGTGTCCGCCTTGCTGCATCCTGAAGAACAGGTGTCGCTGTCCGCGGAAGGTCATGAAATTGCATTGCATGGCTGGATCCATGAGCGCAACGCGCAGGTGCCTGCCGATGAGGAGCGTGAATTGATGCTCCGCTCTGCGGATACATTGGAAAAGATCACCGGTGTGCGGCCTGTGGGCATGCGGACGCCTTCTTGGGATTATTCCGACGTCACCCTGAAAATCGCCCGCGAGCTTGGTCTGATCTATGACAGTTCCCTGTTTGCTGATGACGATCCATACGAGATCCTCGACAATGGCGAGAAGACGGGTATTGTCGAATTGCCAGTGGAGTGGATTCGCGATGATGCGGTCTATTTCATGATGAACCGGTTCGGTGCGCAACGCCCCTATACCGCGCCAACGGATGTGCTCGATATCTTCAAGCGCGAATTCGATGGCGCCTATGAGGAAGGCGGCATGTTCTTGTTGACCATGCATCCGCATATCACCGGCTACCGGTCTCGTATCTTCATTCTGGAAGAATTGCTGTCTCACATCACGGCGAAAGGCGATTGCTGGATCGCGCCCCATGCCGAAATCGCCCGTTACTGCGCAACGCAAGCCGGGCTGAAGGTCTGA
- a CDS encoding SDR family oxidoreductase, whose protein sequence is MQLDLSGKIFAVTGAAQGIGAAIARQLKASGAEVAAIDIDAAGMASLKEEGIGMHQGDLSSRDGVVSVMQDVLGHYGHIDGLVTSAGGVRGQVGRPIDEIGEEDWHAIFKVNVDAAMWCAQAVAPHMKERRSGRIITISSGAGLRPSLTGIQAYASAKHALVGLTRQLALELGPFGITVNSVAPGFILSNPSTEKQWQAFGSERQKAVIGGIHMRRLGLPQDIANAVTFLASPQADWISGQILSVDGGHA, encoded by the coding sequence ATGCAGCTAGATCTTTCAGGGAAAATATTCGCGGTCACTGGTGCCGCTCAAGGCATCGGCGCAGCCATCGCGCGCCAGCTCAAGGCCTCCGGCGCAGAGGTTGCCGCCATTGATATTGATGCTGCCGGAATGGCATCGCTCAAGGAAGAGGGCATCGGCATGCATCAGGGTGATCTGTCCTCGCGGGACGGCGTTGTCTCTGTGATGCAGGATGTGCTGGGGCATTATGGCCATATTGATGGGCTTGTTACGTCTGCTGGCGGTGTGCGCGGTCAGGTTGGTCGCCCGATCGATGAGATTGGCGAAGAGGACTGGCATGCCATTTTCAAGGTCAATGTAGACGCTGCCATGTGGTGCGCTCAGGCTGTGGCTCCTCACATGAAAGAGCGCAGGTCGGGCCGGATCATCACCATCTCTTCGGGCGCGGGCCTGCGCCCCAGCCTTACTGGCATTCAAGCTTATGCAAGCGCCAAGCATGCTCTGGTCGGGCTGACCAGACAGTTGGCGCTTGAGCTGGGGCCTTTCGGCATCACGGTCAATTCCGTGGCACCGGGCTTCATTCTTTCCAATCCGTCGACGGAGAAGCAATGGCAGGCCTTCGGGTCGGAGCGCCAGAAGGCTGTCATCGGCGGAATTCATATGCGCCGCCTCGGTCTGCCACAGGATATCGCCAACGCCGTGACGTTTCTGGCGTCGCCTCAGGCTGACTGGATCAGCGGTCAAATACTCTCGGTCGATGGAGGCCACGCATGA
- a CDS encoding creatininase family protein — MKISESNWFEVEEYLKTDDRCVLPLGSTEQHAWLSLSVDSILSEKVAADAAEPLGVPVFPAVPYGLTPYFMAFPGTVSLKVSTYAAVLTDILDSLYKTGFRRILIVNGHGGNTHILPVTMEWMEQNKGARCRFHDWWRAPKTMGLVKEIDPVASHASWMENFPCTRLEGRAMPDEQKPYVDFDRLRDRDAAGVRALIGDGNYGGRYQRSDEEMERIWAVAVEETRAQIAGEWE; from the coding sequence TTGAAAATTTCCGAGAGCAACTGGTTTGAGGTCGAAGAATATCTGAAGACGGATGACCGGTGTGTGTTGCCGCTTGGCAGCACCGAGCAGCATGCATGGCTGAGCCTTTCCGTGGATAGCATCCTGTCTGAAAAAGTGGCCGCTGATGCGGCCGAGCCCTTGGGGGTGCCCGTCTTTCCTGCCGTTCCCTATGGTCTCACACCCTATTTTATGGCCTTTCCCGGCACTGTTTCGCTGAAAGTTTCGACCTATGCCGCTGTGCTGACGGATATTCTCGATAGCCTCTACAAGACCGGCTTTCGCCGCATTCTGATTGTCAATGGGCATGGCGGAAACACCCATATTCTGCCGGTGACAATGGAATGGATGGAGCAAAATAAAGGTGCGCGCTGTCGGTTTCACGATTGGTGGCGGGCACCCAAGACCATGGGGCTGGTCAAGGAAATTGATCCCGTTGCGAGCCATGCAAGCTGGATGGAAAATTTCCCCTGCACCCGCCTTGAAGGTCGTGCCATGCCTGATGAACAGAAGCCCTATGTCGATTTCGACCGCCTCAGGGATCGCGATGCTGCCGGGGTTCGCGCGCTGATCGGAGATGGCAATTATGGCGGTCGATACCAGCGTTCCGATGAAGAGATGGAGCGCATCTGGGCCGTTGCCGTTGAAGAGACCCGTGCTCAGATCGCGGGCGAATGGGAATGA
- a CDS encoding isoaspartyl peptidase/L-asparaginase — MSYSLVVHGGAGTILKSTMTPEKEAAYHAGLSRALKAGEDVLSAGGTALDAVTAAVCALEDEPLFNSGRGAVFTDQGEQEMDAAIMDGKDRSAGAVASIFGPKNPVRAARAVMENTVHVMMTGPNALAVARKAGLEFAEKDYFFTQARWDALQETLAMKQAGSEDDDPSRKHGTVGAVARDEAGNLAAATSTGGWTGKAAGRIGDTPVIGAGTYADNETCAVSATGHGEVFIRYTAASEIASRMRYAGETLEQAANHVVMHDLANNDGSGGVIAVDREGNITLPFNSEGMYRGYVRSGEEPHTEIYR; from the coding sequence ATGAGCTACTCTCTCGTGGTCCATGGTGGGGCCGGAACGATTTTGAAATCAACCATGACGCCTGAGAAGGAAGCGGCCTATCACGCAGGCCTTTCCCGTGCGCTGAAGGCTGGGGAAGATGTGCTGAGCGCCGGTGGAACGGCGCTTGATGCGGTCACCGCCGCCGTTTGTGCGCTGGAAGACGAGCCTTTGTTCAACTCCGGACGCGGCGCTGTTTTTACCGATCAGGGCGAACAGGAAATGGACGCCGCGATCATGGACGGCAAGGACCGCAGCGCCGGAGCCGTGGCCAGCATCTTTGGCCCCAAAAACCCGGTGCGGGCAGCTCGTGCGGTGATGGAAAATACCGTTCATGTGATGATGACCGGTCCCAATGCCTTGGCGGTTGCCCGCAAGGCCGGTCTCGAATTTGCTGAGAAAGATTATTTCTTCACCCAGGCGCGCTGGGATGCTCTTCAGGAAACCTTGGCGATGAAACAGGCCGGATCAGAGGATGATGATCCTTCCCGCAAGCATGGTACCGTGGGTGCTGTGGCGCGGGACGAGGCTGGCAATCTGGCTGCCGCCACCTCTACCGGCGGCTGGACAGGAAAGGCGGCGGGCCGCATCGGCGATACGCCTGTTATCGGTGCAGGAACCTATGCCGACAATGAAACCTGTGCGGTGTCTGCTACCGGCCATGGCGAGGTGTTTATCCGCTACACCGCAGCCTCGGAGATTGCATCGCGCATGCGCTATGCGGGCGAGACGCTGGAACAGGCCGCAAATCATGTGGTGATGCACGACCTTGCCAATAATGATGGCTCGGGTGGCGTCATCGCAGTGGATCGTGAGGGCAACATCACCCTGCCATTCAACTCGGAAGGCATGTATCGCGGCTATGTCCGCTCTGGCGAAGAGCCCCATACGGAAATCTATCGCTGA
- a CDS encoding GNAT family N-acetyltransferase, giving the protein MNSKNIDVIVRQATYEDIPAITRLSEKVYGDHAVQEEMLGGQISAFPEGQFVTTYNGEVVGHCATFIISGDIALKPHSWTSITGHGYASRHDPDGDYLYGMEVVVDERFRGLRIGQRLYDGRKHLCEKLELKGIIFGGRMPNLHKKLKQYGTPEDYLEQVINGKQNDPVIGFQIRNGFTVLGLLKGYLPFDKESLGYATHMVWYNPKIDRDQPKPLSKRGLSRDSVRVASVQYQARKVKSFEDFAAQLEYFVDVATVYRSDFVVFPEMLTIPLLSIESKKLTPQQSIEKISTYTEKFVTFMQNLAISYNINIIGGTHPTVMKDGSLENLAYVFLRTGAVHTQSKIHPTPNERYWWNIEGGDKLKPIQTDCGPIGVLICYDSEFPELARHLTDQGMKILFVPFCTDERQGYLRVRYCCQARAIENQIYVVTSGIVGNLPDVENMDVHYAESGIFTPCDFPFARDGIAALADANTETIIFSDLKTDQLTISRNSGTVQNLKDRRFDLYRVEWNPKSSPQQEPAIKIR; this is encoded by the coding sequence ATGAATTCGAAGAATATTGACGTGATCGTGCGGCAGGCAACCTATGAAGATATTCCCGCCATCACACGTTTGAGCGAAAAGGTCTATGGCGATCACGCCGTGCAGGAAGAAATGTTGGGCGGGCAGATCTCGGCCTTCCCGGAAGGCCAGTTTGTCACCACCTATAATGGCGAAGTTGTCGGTCATTGCGCCACCTTCATAATCTCTGGCGATATTGCTCTCAAACCGCATAGCTGGACCAGCATCACCGGCCACGGCTATGCTTCGCGCCACGATCCGGACGGCGATTATCTCTATGGCATGGAAGTTGTCGTCGATGAGCGCTTTCGCGGCCTGCGCATCGGCCAGCGCCTTTATGATGGGCGCAAGCATCTGTGCGAAAAGCTGGAGCTCAAGGGCATCATCTTTGGCGGACGCATGCCCAATCTGCACAAGAAGCTAAAACAATATGGCACGCCGGAGGATTATCTCGAGCAGGTGATCAACGGCAAACAGAATGACCCGGTGATCGGCTTCCAGATCCGCAACGGCTTCACCGTGCTCGGGCTGCTCAAGGGCTATCTGCCCTTTGACAAGGAATCTCTGGGCTATGCCACCCATATGGTCTGGTATAATCCCAAGATCGACCGCGACCAGCCCAAGCCGCTCTCCAAGCGCGGCCTGTCGCGAGATTCCGTTCGCGTCGCTTCCGTGCAATATCAGGCCCGCAAGGTCAAATCCTTCGAGGATTTCGCCGCCCAGCTTGAATATTTCGTTGATGTCGCCACGGTCTACCGCTCCGATTTCGTGGTCTTCCCGGAAATGCTGACCATTCCGCTTCTCTCCATCGAGAGCAAGAAGCTGACGCCGCAGCAGTCGATCGAGAAGATTTCGACCTATACCGAAAAATTCGTCACCTTCATGCAGAATCTGGCCATTTCCTATAATATCAACATCATCGGCGGCACCCACCCCACGGTGATGAAGGATGGCAGCTTGGAAAATCTGGCCTATGTCTTCCTGCGCACCGGTGCCGTACATACCCAGTCCAAGATCCACCCGACTCCCAACGAGCGCTATTGGTGGAACATCGAAGGCGGCGACAAGCTCAAGCCGATCCAGACCGACTGCGGCCCGATTGGCGTGTTGATCTGCTATGATTCCGAATTCCCGGAACTGGCCCGCCATCTGACGGATCAGGGCATGAAAATCCTGTTCGTGCCCTTCTGCACCGATGAGCGACAGGGCTATCTCAGGGTGCGTTATTGCTGTCAGGCCCGCGCCATCGAAAACCAGATCTATGTGGTCACCTCCGGTATCGTGGGCAACCTGCCCGATGTCGAGAATATGGATGTGCATTATGCCGAGAGCGGCATTTTCACCCCTTGCGACTTCCCCTTTGCCCGCGACGGCATTGCGGCGCTGGCCGATGCCAATACCGAAACCATCATCTTCTCTGATCTGAAGACCGATCAACTGACCATCAGCCGCAATTCCGGAACGGTCCAGAATCTGAAAGACCGCCGGTTTGATCTTTACCGGGTGGAATGGAACCCCAAATCCTCACCGCAACAGGAACCCGCGATCAAGATCCGTTGA
- a CDS encoding GntR family transcriptional regulator, translated as MDRIVEAIDRTSSVPVSVQLRGALEFGIASGELPEGGRLPSVRSLAGRLKISPVTVSTVYAALQEVGNIEGRVGCGTFVKSMTLSANAAKLRELDGKIAELVDLAYDCGIAPSELATRVSMTPRQVHVSMRLLILGNFWEPTEAYAQALRPHLDKADRLVVGTMEDRSSLEGQQFDLVISPRSLLEPAKTYFPDTPITGVTLIPDEATRVALASLSTDERVVGYSYFDTFVTMLKAGIHRFGPHISDVQIVVRGEPDAEAAIEAADVLVYATGADYLLKSLRADQKAFEYRHTPDINAVKKELLPTIEAYRTKIMKTRRG; from the coding sequence ATGGATCGCATCGTAGAGGCTATTGATCGCACGTCGTCGGTCCCGGTTTCAGTTCAATTGCGCGGAGCGTTGGAGTTTGGCATCGCGTCAGGAGAATTGCCGGAAGGTGGCCGGTTGCCCTCTGTTCGGTCGCTGGCTGGCCGGTTGAAAATATCACCCGTTACTGTCAGTACGGTCTATGCAGCCCTGCAGGAAGTGGGCAATATCGAAGGGCGTGTCGGTTGCGGCACCTTCGTGAAAAGCATGACCCTGTCGGCAAATGCCGCAAAATTGCGCGAACTTGACGGCAAAATCGCCGAGCTTGTCGATCTGGCCTATGATTGTGGCATTGCTCCATCCGAGCTTGCAACGCGCGTTTCCATGACGCCACGACAGGTGCATGTTTCCATGCGGCTGCTTATTCTGGGCAATTTCTGGGAGCCGACGGAAGCCTATGCGCAAGCGTTGCGTCCCCATCTGGACAAGGCCGACAGGCTGGTTGTGGGAACGATGGAAGACCGCTCTTCGCTGGAAGGGCAACAGTTTGATCTGGTTATTTCCCCGCGCAGTCTGCTTGAGCCTGCAAAGACATATTTCCCTGATACACCGATCACCGGCGTCACTCTCATTCCGGACGAGGCGACACGCGTCGCGCTTGCTTCGCTTTCGACCGATGAGCGCGTTGTCGGATATTCCTATTTTGATACCTTTGTTACCATGCTCAAGGCGGGCATCCATCGCTTTGGGCCGCATATTTCCGATGTCCAGATTGTTGTGCGTGGCGAGCCTGATGCCGAAGCTGCCATCGAGGCGGCGGACGTGCTGGTCTATGCGACGGGTGCGGACTATCTGCTCAAGAGTTTGCGAGCGGACCAGAAGGCCTTCGAATATCGCCACACGCCCGATATCAATGCTGTCAAAAAAGAACTGCTTCCGACCATCGAGGCATATAGAACAAAAATCATGAAAACCCGGAGGGGCTAA
- the eamB gene encoding cysteine/O-acetylserine transporter, translating into MIPPIISAFLTYTLITALTPGPNNIIALSMATQYGFRRSARVLGGIAVGFLITMLFCAIFTYSLVSTLPSVTGWMRWIGAAYVLWLAWRIARSTPPTSDHDVPPLSFWNSIFLQFVNIKIILYGITALSTFVLPYTRDMASIFGVSIILTIIGCFGNMCWALAGHGFQTLFRQHGRIVNNILAALLIYCAVRMFV; encoded by the coding sequence GTGATACCGCCCATCATCTCTGCATTTCTGACCTACACCCTGATCACAGCGCTGACCCCCGGCCCGAACAATATCATCGCGCTGAGCATGGCCACCCAATATGGCTTCCGACGCAGCGCGCGCGTCCTTGGCGGCATAGCAGTCGGCTTTCTGATCACGATGCTGTTCTGTGCGATCTTCACCTATTCGCTGGTCAGCACGCTTCCCTCTGTTACCGGATGGATGAGATGGATCGGTGCGGCCTATGTCTTGTGGCTCGCCTGGCGTATAGCGCGCAGCACTCCCCCCACGTCCGATCATGACGTACCGCCCTTGAGCTTCTGGAACAGTATTTTCCTGCAATTCGTCAATATCAAGATCATCCTCTATGGCATAACGGCGCTCTCCACCTTTGTGCTGCCCTATACCAGAGACATGGCAAGCATCTTCGGCGTCAGCATCATTTTGACGATCATCGGCTGCTTTGGAAATATGTGCTGGGCCCTTGCTGGCCACGGCTTCCAGACCCTGTTCCGGCAGCATGGACGCATCGTCAACAACATACTGGCCGCACTGCTCATCTATTGCGCGGTTCGAATGTTTGTCTGA
- a CDS encoding AraC family transcriptional regulator has translation MPAVPVPFLASGLLVVVLLVLLRSGTRNLWFLAFLGLAAFQTAIVGMRWSLDIDWLRHLQPVSASLVPVCAFIAFADLDNRRIAWHRHVIWPMAVVASVLLFQSGIDLLLSLEFLLYGWLVFASKAQDGVSPKVRLGSEGLIFRMRRGVAIALVLSAISDLIVSAILALGYVDFAAPIVAMTLSAVLVTIAGGLVGRLGLEVPGEAPLAEAVAEPVAVHLDEAQASEVLQRVEALFEQGLYKDYDLTLARLARRAHIPARTISRAVNHIHGISITDLVNRYRVDEAKRLLLHSDLPVTEIMLEAGFQTKSNFNRVFKELAGQTPSAFRNSGR, from the coding sequence ATGCCTGCCGTTCCCGTTCCCTTTCTTGCTTCAGGATTGCTTGTTGTTGTGCTTCTCGTCTTGTTGCGGAGCGGAACGCGCAATCTGTGGTTCCTCGCTTTTCTGGGGCTTGCTGCCTTTCAAACAGCCATCGTTGGCATGCGATGGAGTCTGGATATTGACTGGCTGCGTCATCTTCAGCCTGTTTCTGCATCATTGGTTCCCGTATGCGCCTTTATCGCCTTTGCTGATCTCGATAACAGGAGGATCGCATGGCATCGTCATGTGATTTGGCCAATGGCTGTTGTGGCGAGCGTGTTGCTCTTCCAAAGCGGCATTGATCTTCTCTTGAGCCTTGAGTTTCTGTTGTATGGCTGGCTGGTTTTTGCCAGCAAGGCCCAAGATGGTGTTTCGCCAAAAGTCCGCCTCGGAAGTGAAGGGCTGATTTTCCGGATGCGAAGGGGCGTTGCGATTGCTCTGGTCCTGAGTGCCATATCCGATTTGATCGTGTCTGCGATCCTTGCTCTGGGCTATGTCGATTTTGCCGCGCCCATCGTCGCCATGACACTGAGCGCGGTGCTTGTTACCATCGCGGGCGGGTTGGTTGGCCGGCTTGGGTTGGAAGTGCCGGGTGAGGCGCCTTTAGCGGAAGCTGTCGCTGAGCCCGTGGCTGTCCATCTGGATGAAGCACAGGCCAGCGAAGTGTTGCAACGGGTTGAAGCCTTGTTCGAACAGGGGCTTTACAAGGATTATGATCTGACGTTGGCGCGGCTTGCGCGGCGGGCGCATATTCCAGCCCGGACAATCTCCCGGGCTGTCAATCATATTCATGGTATCAGCATAACTGATCTGGTGAACCGCTATCGGGTTGATGAAGCCAAACGTCTGCTCCTGCATTCCGATCTACCCGTTACCGAAATCATGCTGGAGGCGGGATTTCAGACGAAATCCAATTTCAATCGCGTTTTCAAGGAGCTTGCAGGGCAGACACCATCTGCCTTCCGGAATTCAGGAAGGTGA
- the tsaA gene encoding tRNA (N6-threonylcarbamoyladenosine(37)-N6)-methyltransferase TrmO: MKEKLPPITLEPIGKIWTGFESPEQCPRNSRFNKGESVLEVEPAYADAFVGLEEGQYIAVLYWFDRADRSKLQTTPPNADRPYGVFATRSPHRPNPIALSTVRIIAIKDTRLTVSGLDCIDGTPLLDIKIHIPIVDAPNEATNKLPWHSEQADQP; this comes from the coding sequence ATGAAAGAGAAGCTCCCACCGATCACCCTTGAACCAATCGGCAAGATCTGGACGGGCTTTGAGAGCCCCGAACAATGCCCCCGCAACAGCCGCTTCAACAAGGGGGAAAGCGTACTGGAAGTGGAACCGGCCTATGCCGATGCCTTTGTCGGGCTTGAGGAAGGGCAATATATCGCCGTGCTTTACTGGTTCGACAGGGCCGACCGCAGCAAATTGCAAACAACACCGCCCAATGCAGACAGGCCCTATGGCGTCTTTGCCACCCGCTCGCCGCACCGCCCCAACCCGATAGCCCTCAGCACAGTCAGGATCATCGCCATCAAGGACACCAGACTGACCGTCAGCGGGCTTGATTGCATCGATGGAACGCCGCTGCTCGACATCAAGATTCATATCCCCATAGTCGATGCCCCCAATGAAGCAACAAACAAGCTGCCATGGCACAGCGAACAGGCCGATCAGCCCTGA
- a CDS encoding 2-dehydropantoate 2-reductase, with protein sequence MTQPSILIWGAGAIGGVLGAYFARAGHKVHMVDIVPEHVEAMRTSGLKIEGPVEEFTQILPASLPEELQGTFDIVFLAVKAHHTETALGMLKKHLAPNGYVVSAQNGLNEKVIAAAIGAENTVGCFVNFGADWLEPGLVLYGNRAAVAVGELDGQRTPRVERVHALLSLVEPGAVLTDNIWGYLWGKMGYGSLLFCTALTPDSMSDAMARPEHRVVYETLGHEVMALAKAEGVSPIGFNGFDPAAFLASDPVGMRKAMDTMVAHNRKTAKTHSGIWRDLAVRKRKTEVDAQIGTMIPLAQSHGLQVPALTKMVDLIHDIEDGKRAQSAKLVDEMVPLCS encoded by the coding sequence ATGACACAGCCTTCCATTCTGATCTGGGGTGCCGGAGCCATTGGCGGAGTGCTGGGAGCCTATTTCGCGCGCGCCGGTCACAAGGTGCATATGGTCGATATCGTGCCTGAACATGTTGAGGCGATGCGCACCTCCGGCCTGAAAATCGAAGGGCCGGTCGAGGAATTTACGCAAATTCTACCCGCAAGTTTGCCTGAAGAGCTGCAAGGAACGTTCGACATTGTGTTCCTTGCCGTCAAGGCCCATCACACCGAGACGGCGCTTGGCATGCTCAAGAAGCATCTCGCGCCCAATGGCTATGTTGTATCCGCCCAGAACGGCCTCAATGAAAAGGTAATCGCCGCTGCCATTGGTGCAGAAAATACGGTTGGCTGCTTTGTGAATTTCGGAGCCGACTGGCTGGAGCCGGGGCTTGTTCTCTATGGCAATCGGGCTGCAGTCGCGGTCGGCGAACTTGATGGCCAGCGCACGCCCCGCGTGGAAAGAGTTCATGCCTTGCTGTCGCTTGTCGAACCCGGAGCCGTGCTGACGGACAATATCTGGGGCTATCTTTGGGGCAAGATGGGCTACGGCTCGCTGCTCTTCTGTACCGCGCTCACCCCGGATTCCATGTCGGACGCCATGGCGCGACCGGAACATCGCGTGGTTTATGAGACGCTCGGCCATGAAGTGATGGCACTGGCTAAGGCCGAAGGTGTCAGCCCGATTGGTTTTAACGGCTTTGATCCGGCGGCCTTTCTGGCCTCCGACCCGGTCGGCATGAGGAAAGCCATGGACACCATGGTGGCGCACAATCGCAAGACCGCAAAGACCCATTCGGGCATTTGGCGCGATCTTGCCGTGCGCAAACGCAAGACCGAGGTGGATGCCCAGATTGGCACGATGATCCCTCTGGCCCAATCGCATGGATTGCAGGTTCCGGCGCTGACGAAAATGGTGGACTTGATCCACGATATCGAAGATGGCAAACGCGCGCAATCGGCAAAGCTGGTTGATGAAATGGTGCCTCTATGCAGCTAG
- a CDS encoding alpha/beta fold hydrolase gives MRLANSLCAFLFCSLTTGLAMAEEMVGFRQLSLADSPIVIWYPTEQTAPISKVAENKVFFGVDVVADAPVSAGVHPLVILSHGYSGLWRNQAWLADYLARAGYVVAAFDHAGTSYSSMDSSWATKLARRPHQISEILTALLANEALGDRIDQSRISVIGHSLGGSSALFMAGGIFEPARLIEACGDDTDKLLCKLYRAGGLSKDMEAVSAHDQRISSIVLLDMEGVRAFTPESLGAITIPVLALVSGVEDPALPLHWEGRQQAALLPTSISRYSEIIGATHFSFMSLCKPGAIEMLEEEAYVCKGETAPREQLHQQIAQTVITFLNSGRQMVSALQAP, from the coding sequence ATGCGTCTTGCAAATTCTCTCTGTGCATTCCTCTTCTGTTCATTGACTACCGGTCTGGCAATGGCAGAAGAAATGGTCGGCTTTCGTCAGCTCTCTCTGGCAGACAGTCCTATCGTGATATGGTACCCGACAGAACAAACAGCTCCGATTTCCAAGGTCGCTGAAAATAAGGTATTTTTCGGTGTGGATGTGGTAGCCGATGCCCCTGTTTCCGCTGGCGTCCATCCGCTGGTCATTCTCTCCCATGGCTATAGCGGACTTTGGCGCAATCAGGCCTGGCTGGCGGATTATCTAGCCCGTGCCGGTTATGTGGTCGCGGCATTTGATCATGCTGGCACCAGCTATTCGAGCATGGATTCATCATGGGCCACCAAACTTGCCAGACGCCCGCATCAGATTTCCGAGATACTCACGGCGCTGTTGGCGAATGAAGCCCTTGGAGACCGGATCGATCAGAGCCGCATATCCGTCATCGGGCATTCTCTGGGAGGGTCCAGCGCACTCTTCATGGCTGGAGGGATATTCGAACCAGCCCGGCTGATCGAGGCTTGCGGCGACGATACGGACAAGCTCCTGTGCAAATTATATCGCGCTGGTGGCCTGAGCAAAGACATGGAAGCCGTCTCGGCGCATGACCAAAGAATATCCTCCATCGTCCTTCTGGACATGGAAGGCGTTCGGGCATTCACCCCGGAAAGTCTTGGCGCTATCACCATTCCTGTGCTCGCCCTTGTCTCAGGCGTCGAAGACCCTGCCCTGCCTCTCCACTGGGAAGGTCGCCAGCAAGCCGCCCTGCTCCCGACATCCATCAGCCGCTATTCGGAAATTATCGGCGCGACACATTTCTCATTCATGAGCCTTTGCAAACCCGGCGCAATCGAGATGCTTGAGGAGGAAGCCTATGTCTGCAAGGGAGAAACAGCCCCCAGAGAACAACTGCACCAGCAGATTGCGCAAACCGTCATCACCTTCCTGAATTCCGGAAGGCAGATGGTGTCTGCCCTGCAAGCTCCTTGA